In the Sinorhizobium arboris LMG 14919 genome, one interval contains:
- a CDS encoding putative glycolipid-binding domain-containing protein, whose amino-acid sequence MFRPLSSTTVRWRPLGGEGLEHLTLRSVNAPLGAAIRAESVLIGESGGRAYGVRYRIDCDAAWRVFSFLIETTEGQRLHLMSDGHGHWRSADGTALPQFGGCIDIDLAGTPFTNTLPIRRLGLTRQSGTTRLKMLYVPFDSFEPTVDGQHYTCLDDGRLYRYEAADDGFTADLPVDEDGLVVDYPTLFQRLSPETI is encoded by the coding sequence ATGTTCCGGCCCTTATCCTCAACGACGGTGCGCTGGCGCCCGCTCGGGGGGGAAGGGCTTGAACACCTGACGCTCAGGTCCGTGAACGCACCGCTCGGCGCGGCCATCCGCGCCGAAAGCGTTCTCATCGGCGAATCCGGCGGCAGGGCCTATGGCGTCCGCTACCGGATCGACTGCGATGCCGCCTGGCGCGTCTTTTCCTTTCTCATAGAAACGACCGAAGGGCAGAGACTGCACCTCATGTCCGACGGGCATGGCCATTGGCGTAGCGCCGACGGAACGGCATTGCCGCAATTCGGTGGCTGCATCGATATCGACCTCGCCGGCACGCCCTTCACAAACACGCTGCCGATCCGTCGCCTGGGCCTCACCCGGCAATCCGGCACCACCAGGCTCAAAATGCTCTATGTGCCCTTCGACAGCTTCGAGCCGACGGTCGACGGGCAGCATTACACTTGCCTGGACGACGGCAGGCTCTACCGTTACGAGGCTGCGGATGACGGCTTCACGGCGGACCTGCCGGTGGACGAGGACGGCCTCGTCGTGGACTACCCTACCCTGTTCCAGAGACTATCACCGGAGACCATCTGA
- a CDS encoding efflux RND transporter periplasmic adaptor subunit gives MLRKWRLPAVAGVFVSLLISMPAGAQDAQMPTVTVAKPVVRDVVDADEFIGRFQAVDEVSIRARVGGYLDQVFFTDGAIVKKGDKLFVIDQRPFRTALSQAEASLAAARSTLVFAETTFKRTESLANSGTLSLSRLDDDRRALIAAQANVRGAEAAVERARLDLDYTTITAPLTGRVDRRLISPGNLVQADETVLTTIVSLDPIDFYFDVDERRLLSYARTARERGSALQEGAGALSVHVTIADANERPFEGKLDFAENRVDEETGTMRVRARFANPDFVLQPGLFGRVEVEGSNTYQAVLVPDEAIAADQNERIVYVVGEDGSVASKPVRLGPRLHGYRVIRSGMMGDETIVVNGLMRVRPGVKVKPELIVLPPEAAQSAENAQ, from the coding sequence ATGTTGCGAAAATGGCGTCTGCCGGCCGTCGCCGGCGTTTTCGTCTCCCTTCTTATCTCGATGCCCGCAGGTGCGCAGGATGCGCAGATGCCGACGGTGACCGTCGCCAAGCCGGTGGTGCGCGACGTCGTCGACGCCGACGAATTCATCGGCCGCTTCCAGGCGGTCGATGAGGTTTCGATCCGTGCGCGGGTCGGAGGTTATCTCGATCAGGTCTTCTTTACCGACGGTGCCATCGTGAAGAAGGGCGACAAGCTCTTCGTCATCGACCAGCGGCCGTTCCGCACAGCCCTGTCTCAGGCCGAGGCCTCGCTCGCGGCCGCGCGCTCGACGCTCGTCTTTGCAGAGACCACCTTCAAGCGAACGGAATCGCTTGCCAATTCGGGCACGCTTTCCCTGTCCCGGCTCGACGATGACCGCAGGGCGCTGATCGCCGCGCAGGCGAATGTTCGCGGCGCCGAGGCGGCGGTGGAGCGAGCCAGGCTCGACCTCGACTATACGACCATCACCGCGCCGCTGACTGGCCGCGTCGACCGGCGCCTCATTTCTCCGGGCAACCTCGTCCAGGCGGACGAGACGGTCCTGACGACGATCGTCTCGCTCGACCCGATCGATTTCTATTTCGACGTAGACGAGCGGCGGCTGCTTTCCTATGCCCGCACGGCTCGGGAACGCGGCAGTGCGCTGCAGGAAGGAGCCGGCGCGCTTTCGGTACACGTGACGATCGCCGACGCCAATGAGCGGCCTTTCGAAGGCAAGCTCGATTTCGCGGAGAACCGGGTCGACGAAGAGACGGGCACGATGCGTGTGCGCGCCCGGTTTGCCAATCCTGATTTCGTCCTGCAGCCCGGGCTCTTCGGGCGTGTGGAAGTCGAGGGCTCGAACACCTATCAGGCCGTCCTGGTGCCCGACGAGGCGATCGCCGCCGACCAGAACGAGCGCATCGTCTATGTGGTCGGCGAGGACGGCAGCGTCGCAAGCAAGCCCGTGCGCCTCGGGCCGCGGCTCCACGGCTACCGGGTCATCCGAAGCGGCATGATGGGGGACGAGACGATCGTCGTGAATGGCCTCATGCGCGTGCGGCCAGGCGTGAAGGTAAAGCCCGAACTGATCGTTCTGCCTCCCGAGGCTGCGCAATCGGCGGAGAATGCCCAATGA
- a CDS encoding DUF4164 domain-containing protein, with protein sequence MPAKTVKAAIDELRNAVQSLEIAIDGRFDKERDVSEFEGEVRRVNEDRSRLAQELDQSQFRANRLEEVNREVSRRLVTAMETIRAVLDR encoded by the coding sequence ATGCCGGCAAAGACGGTCAAGGCGGCGATCGACGAGTTGCGCAACGCGGTTCAGTCACTTGAAATCGCGATCGACGGCCGCTTCGACAAGGAAAGGGACGTGAGCGAGTTCGAAGGCGAGGTCAGGCGGGTCAATGAGGACCGGTCGCGGCTGGCGCAGGAACTCGATCAATCCCAATTTCGCGCCAACCGGTTGGAAGAGGTCAATCGCGAGGTATCCCGCCGTCTCGTGACGGCCATGGAGACCATTCGTGCGGTGCTGGATCGCTGA
- the tkt gene encoding transketolase, producing the protein MISREKHDRMANAIRFLSMDAVEKANSGHPGLPMGAADIATVLFTRYLSFDPKNPSWPNRDRFVLSAGHGSMLLYSLLYLTGYDDITIDEIKNFRQLGSRTAGHPEYGHAAGIETTTGPLGQGIANAVGMAIAERKLREEFGSDLMEHYTYVLAGDGCLMEGVSQEAIALAGHLKLNKLIVFWDDNNISIDGPISIADSTDQHARFRACKWHTIAIDGHDPEAIAAAIEEAQKSDKPTMIACKTVIGFGAPNKAGTHKVHGSPLGAEEIAATRKALGWEAEAFTVPSDVLDAWRIAGLRSAKARKEWEERLEAAEAEKKAHFVRRFSGELEGSLASAIGAYKQKLAETKPSPATRKASEDALEVINGVLAETIGGSADLTGSNNTKTSQTHSITPDDFSGRYIHYGVREHGMAAAMNGMALHGGLIPYSGGFLIFSDYCRPSIRLAALMGIRVIHVLTHDSIGLGEDGPTHQPIEHMAALRAIPNLLMFRPADATETAECWQLALENRKRPSGLALTRQNLMAVRTEYEEQNLCARGAYDLISASDAQVTIFATGSEVEIAVKACQTLTAKGIATRVVSVPCFELFAEQSEDYQQAIIGNSPVKIAVEAGIRQGWDHFIGNDGIFIGMSSFGASGPYKDLYKHFGITPEVVVASAEAKLS; encoded by the coding sequence ATGATCTCTCGCGAAAAACACGACCGGATGGCGAATGCAATCCGTTTCCTCTCCATGGACGCCGTCGAGAAGGCAAATTCCGGCCACCCTGGCCTCCCGATGGGCGCCGCCGATATCGCAACGGTGCTGTTCACCCGCTATCTGAGCTTCGACCCGAAAAACCCCTCCTGGCCGAACCGTGACCGCTTCGTCCTGTCGGCCGGCCACGGGTCGATGCTCCTCTATTCGCTGCTCTATCTCACCGGCTACGACGACATCACCATCGACGAGATCAAGAACTTCCGCCAACTGGGGTCGCGCACGGCCGGCCACCCGGAATACGGCCATGCCGCCGGCATCGAGACGACCACCGGGCCGCTCGGCCAGGGGATCGCCAATGCGGTTGGCATGGCGATCGCCGAGCGCAAGCTGCGCGAGGAGTTCGGCAGCGATCTGATGGAGCATTACACCTATGTGCTCGCCGGCGACGGCTGCCTGATGGAAGGTGTGAGCCAGGAGGCCATCGCCCTTGCCGGGCACCTGAAGCTCAACAAGCTGATCGTCTTCTGGGACGACAACAACATCTCGATCGACGGTCCGATCTCCATCGCCGACTCGACCGATCAGCACGCCCGTTTCCGCGCCTGCAAATGGCATACGATCGCCATCGACGGCCATGATCCGGAAGCGATCGCCGCCGCGATCGAGGAGGCTCAGAAATCCGACAAGCCGACCATGATCGCCTGCAAGACCGTGATCGGCTTCGGTGCGCCGAACAAGGCCGGCACGCATAAGGTCCACGGCTCACCGCTCGGCGCCGAGGAAATCGCCGCCACCCGCAAGGCGCTCGGCTGGGAAGCCGAAGCTTTCACGGTTCCCTCGGACGTGCTCGACGCCTGGCGGATTGCCGGCCTGCGGTCGGCCAAGGCGCGCAAGGAGTGGGAAGAGCGGCTCGAAGCCGCCGAGGCGGAAAAGAAGGCCCATTTCGTCCGCCGTTTCTCCGGCGAACTCGAAGGCAGCCTCGCCTCCGCGATCGGCGCCTACAAGCAGAAGCTCGCCGAGACCAAGCCGTCGCCGGCAACCCGCAAGGCCTCGGAGGACGCGCTGGAAGTCATCAACGGCGTGCTTGCCGAGACGATCGGCGGCTCCGCCGACCTGACCGGCTCCAACAATACCAAGACGAGCCAGACCCATTCCATCACCCCGGACGATTTCTCCGGCCGCTATATTCACTACGGTGTGCGTGAGCACGGCATGGCCGCAGCGATGAACGGCATGGCGCTGCATGGCGGTCTCATTCCCTATTCCGGCGGCTTCCTGATCTTCTCGGATTACTGCCGCCCCTCCATTCGCCTTGCCGCCCTCATGGGCATCCGCGTCATCCATGTGCTGACGCACGATTCCATTGGTCTCGGCGAGGACGGGCCGACCCATCAGCCGATCGAACACATGGCCGCGCTTCGGGCCATCCCGAATCTGCTGATGTTCCGCCCCGCGGATGCGACGGAGACCGCCGAATGCTGGCAGCTGGCCCTGGAAAACCGCAAGCGTCCCTCCGGTCTCGCACTCACCCGCCAGAACCTGATGGCGGTGCGCACGGAATACGAGGAACAGAACCTCTGCGCCCGAGGCGCCTATGACCTGATCTCCGCAAGCGATGCGCAGGTGACGATTTTCGCTACCGGGTCGGAGGTCGAGATCGCCGTCAAGGCCTGCCAGACGCTGACGGCCAAGGGCATCGCGACGCGCGTCGTCTCCGTCCCCTGCTTCGAGCTCTTCGCCGAGCAGAGCGAGGACTATCAGCAGGCGATTATCGGCAATTCCCCGGTGAAGATCGCCGTCGAAGCCGGCATCCGCCAAGGTTGGGATCACTTCATCGGCAATGATGGCATCTTCATCGGCATGTCGAGCTTCGGGGCTTCCGGGCCCTACAAGGATCTCTACAAGCACTTCGGCATTACGCCGGAAGTCGTGGTTGCGTCCGCCGAAGCCAAGCTGTCCTGA
- a CDS encoding 5-formyltetrahydrofolate cyclo-ligase, which produces MSPKDLKAALRKERLALRDAMPAEVRIEASLAMADHAGDVIALDPGHVVSGFWPIRSEADIRPLMVRLRDRGARLCLPVILDKKAIVFRELLDGIAVVETGFGTTGPGPDAPEVDPDIMLVPLSAFDALGHRIGYGAGYYDRAIERLRRKGHMPRLIGIAFDCQEVASVPAEPHDVALDAVLTESGFRHFRAG; this is translated from the coding sequence ATGTCACCTAAGGATTTGAAGGCAGCATTGAGGAAGGAGCGTCTGGCGCTCCGCGATGCGATGCCGGCGGAAGTGCGGATCGAGGCGAGCCTTGCAATGGCCGATCATGCCGGCGACGTCATCGCGCTCGATCCCGGCCACGTCGTCTCGGGCTTCTGGCCGATCCGGTCGGAAGCCGATATCCGGCCGCTGATGGTGCGGCTCAGGGATCGCGGTGCGCGCCTCTGCCTGCCGGTTATCCTGGACAAGAAGGCCATCGTTTTCCGGGAACTGCTCGACGGCATCGCCGTCGTCGAAACCGGCTTCGGAACCACCGGTCCGGGTCCGGACGCGCCGGAAGTCGATCCGGACATCATGCTTGTGCCTCTTTCGGCCTTCGATGCTCTGGGCCATCGCATCGGCTATGGCGCCGGCTACTATGATCGGGCGATCGAACGGCTGCGTCGCAAAGGCCACATGCCGCGTTTGATCGGGATTGCATTCGACTGCCAGGAAGTGGCATCAGTGCCGGCGGAACCGCACGACGTGGCGCTGGACGCCGTATTGACGGAGAGCGGTTTTCGGCATTTCAGAGCGGGATGA
- a CDS encoding TIGR00282 family metallophosphoesterase — protein MRLLFLGDMVGKTGRTAVWERLPGLVSDLKLDFVIVNGENAAGGFGITEDIFLETISAGADVVTTGNHVWDQKEAVVFCERHDQFLRPANYPAGTPGRGSNLFFARNGARVLVANVMGRVFMHPELDDPFKTAEAILDACPLGEQADAVVFDFHAEATSEKQCFGHFVDGRASLVVGTHTHVPTADHQILNGGTGYMSDAGMCGDYDSSLGMDKEEPLNRFISKMPKGRFEAASGPATICGVGIEISDRTGLAEKIAPLRIGPRLAETIPQFWA, from the coding sequence ATGCGACTTCTGTTTCTGGGGGATATGGTCGGCAAGACCGGCCGCACGGCCGTCTGGGAGCGCCTCCCCGGGCTCGTGAGCGACCTGAAGCTCGACTTCGTCATCGTCAATGGCGAGAACGCTGCCGGAGGGTTCGGCATCACCGAGGACATCTTTCTCGAGACGATCAGCGCCGGTGCCGACGTGGTGACAACCGGCAATCACGTCTGGGACCAGAAAGAAGCGGTGGTCTTCTGCGAGCGGCACGATCAGTTCCTGCGGCCGGCGAACTACCCTGCGGGCACGCCGGGTCGCGGCTCCAATCTCTTCTTCGCCCGAAACGGCGCCCGCGTTCTGGTCGCCAATGTCATGGGGCGGGTCTTCATGCATCCCGAACTCGACGATCCCTTCAAGACGGCCGAGGCGATCCTCGATGCCTGTCCGCTTGGCGAACAGGCGGATGCGGTCGTCTTCGATTTCCACGCGGAGGCGACGAGCGAGAAGCAGTGTTTCGGTCACTTCGTCGATGGCCGTGCCAGCCTGGTCGTAGGCACGCACACGCATGTGCCCACTGCCGACCATCAGATACTCAACGGCGGCACCGGCTATATGAGCGATGCCGGCATGTGCGGCGACTACGACTCCTCCTTGGGCATGGACAAGGAAGAGCCGCTCAACCGGTTCATTTCGAAGATGCCCAAGGGCCGCTTCGAAGCGGCATCGGGCCCGGCTACCATCTGCGGCGTCGGGATCGAGATTTCGGACCGGACGGGGCTGGCGGAGAAAATCGCGCCGCTCAGGATAGGTCCGCGCCTCGCGGAGACGATCCCGCAGTTCTGGGCTTGA
- a CDS encoding cell division protein ZapA, protein MAQVTVTIDGKAYRMACEEGQEDHLGDLAARFDQYVSHLKGQFGEIGDLRITVMAGIMVMDELSEVNRRLKSLEIEVNELKSGRDSALSDQARNEEAFASALGEVTAQIQDITAKLSGRTTSPAN, encoded by the coding sequence ATGGCGCAGGTAACGGTAACGATCGACGGCAAGGCCTACCGCATGGCCTGCGAGGAAGGGCAGGAAGATCATCTCGGCGATCTCGCAGCCAGGTTCGATCAGTATGTCAGCCACCTGAAGGGCCAGTTCGGCGAAATAGGGGACCTCAGGATCACCGTCATGGCGGGCATCATGGTCATGGACGAGCTGAGCGAGGTCAATCGCCGGCTGAAGAGCCTCGAGATCGAGGTGAACGAATTGAAGAGCGGCCGCGATTCCGCGCTTTCGGACCAGGCGAGAAACGAGGAGGCGTTCGCCTCGGCGCTCGGCGAGGTGACGGCGCAGATTCAGGATATCACCGCCAAGCTCAGCGGGCGGACGACCAGCCCGGCAAACTGA
- a CDS encoding efflux RND transporter permease subunit — protein sequence MRFAHFFVDRPIFASVLSIVLLIVGSIAYFQLPVAQYPEIAPPTIVVRASYPGADAETVANTVATPLEQEINGVENMLYMSSYSTADGSMALTITFKLGTDLDQAQVLVQNRVSIAEPRLPEEVRRIGVTTTKSSPDLMMVVHLLSPTDRYDQLYVSNYARTRIRDILVRLDGVGDVLLFGEREYALRVWLDPQKLSAYGMTAGDVVEALRQQNVQVSGGSIGGPPMSSDTAFQYTVTTDGRFSDARQFRYVIVKATDEGRLVQLQDVARIELGAREYVTNSYLNGSPAVALGIFSRPGSNALAAADAIQATMADLSRDFPEGLEYRIIYNPTEFISESINEVYKTIGEAALLVALVVIIFLQSWRTAVIPIVAIPVSLVGTFALLYAFGFSLNMLTLFGLVLAIGIVVDDAIVVVENVERNLARGLTPREAAHVTMDEVGAAVIAISLVLTAVFVPTAFIPGISGQFYLQFAVTIAVATVISAINSLTLSPALAAILLRPHENHEHESRNPLTRLGRGFANGFNRGFDRMADGYAWTVRHLVKTRIALAGALAVFVALLGATWYMAQVVPRGFIPTMDQGYAIVVVQLPDGASLERTDTVVRRASEMIREVPGVKDAVAFAGFSGATFTNASNSGVIFTPFDSFEERLEHNQSAEQIIGQIFGAMQGIQEAFIIAVPPPSVRGIGNSGGFKMQIMDRQSADMRRALGLAYQMMGAANQTEGLTGVFTTFSASSPQFFLAIDRDKARALNVPIPNIFETLSINLGTSYVNDFNAFGRVYQVRAQADQQFRLEREDILALKVRSATGALVPLGTLVEIRDMSGPALVQRYNMYVSVPLQGNPAPGISTGSALDRMEALAGQMLPQGTTFEWTELALQERQTGNTAAFIFALSVIFVFLALAAQYESWVLPLAIILIVPLAVLAALLGVSIRGFDNNVLTQIGLIVLIGLAAKNAILIVEFARQGEEEGKTPIEAAIDASRLRLRPILMTAFAFILGVVPLVIATGPGAEMRQSLGTAVFSGMLGVTFLGLFLTPVFYVALRSFRRKRAPAADPVPAPGE from the coding sequence ATGAGGTTCGCGCATTTTTTCGTCGATCGGCCGATCTTCGCATCGGTGCTCTCGATCGTTCTGCTCATCGTCGGCAGCATCGCCTATTTCCAGCTTCCGGTGGCGCAATATCCTGAAATCGCGCCGCCCACCATCGTCGTGCGCGCCTCCTATCCGGGCGCGGATGCGGAGACCGTCGCCAATACCGTCGCCACCCCGCTCGAGCAGGAAATCAACGGCGTCGAGAACATGCTCTACATGTCGTCCTACTCCACCGCGGACGGCTCGATGGCGCTGACGATCACCTTCAAGCTGGGGACCGATCTCGACCAGGCGCAGGTGCTGGTGCAGAATCGTGTCTCCATCGCCGAGCCCAGGCTCCCGGAAGAGGTCCGGCGCATCGGCGTCACTACGACGAAGAGCTCGCCGGACCTGATGATGGTCGTTCACCTGCTCTCGCCGACCGACCGCTACGACCAGCTCTACGTCTCGAATTACGCCCGCACGCGCATCCGCGACATCCTGGTGAGGCTCGACGGGGTCGGCGACGTTCTTCTCTTCGGCGAACGCGAATACGCCTTGCGCGTCTGGCTCGACCCGCAGAAACTCTCCGCCTACGGCATGACCGCCGGCGATGTCGTGGAGGCGCTGCGCCAGCAGAACGTCCAGGTCTCGGGCGGGTCGATCGGTGGTCCGCCGATGTCGAGCGACACCGCTTTCCAATATACGGTGACCACCGACGGCCGCTTCAGCGATGCCCGGCAGTTCCGCTACGTCATTGTAAAAGCGACGGACGAAGGCAGGCTCGTGCAATTGCAGGACGTCGCCCGCATCGAACTCGGTGCGCGCGAATACGTGACGAACAGCTATCTCAACGGCAGCCCCGCCGTCGCGCTCGGCATCTTTTCTCGCCCCGGCAGCAATGCGCTCGCCGCTGCCGATGCGATCCAGGCTACGATGGCGGACCTTTCGCGGGACTTTCCCGAGGGGCTCGAATACAGGATCATCTACAACCCGACGGAATTCATCTCGGAATCCATCAACGAGGTCTACAAGACGATCGGAGAGGCGGCGCTCCTCGTCGCTCTCGTCGTGATCATATTCCTGCAGTCCTGGCGAACGGCCGTCATTCCCATCGTGGCCATCCCCGTGTCGCTCGTCGGCACCTTCGCGCTGCTCTATGCGTTCGGTTTTTCGCTGAACATGCTGACGCTGTTCGGCCTGGTGCTCGCGATCGGCATCGTCGTCGACGATGCGATCGTCGTGGTCGAGAACGTCGAGCGCAATCTCGCACGAGGGCTGACGCCCCGGGAGGCGGCGCATGTGACGATGGACGAAGTGGGTGCCGCAGTCATCGCGATCTCGCTCGTTCTGACTGCGGTCTTCGTGCCGACCGCTTTCATTCCCGGTATTTCGGGGCAATTCTACCTCCAGTTCGCGGTGACGATCGCCGTCGCGACGGTGATTTCCGCAATCAACTCTCTGACGCTCTCGCCGGCACTCGCAGCGATTCTCTTGCGGCCGCACGAGAACCATGAGCACGAGAGCCGCAATCCGCTGACGCGGCTTGGGCGAGGCTTCGCCAACGGCTTCAACCGCGGCTTCGACCGCATGGCCGATGGTTATGCGTGGACAGTGCGCCACCTCGTCAAGACGCGGATCGCGCTGGCCGGCGCGCTCGCCGTCTTCGTCGCTCTTCTCGGAGCCACCTGGTACATGGCGCAGGTCGTGCCCCGAGGCTTCATACCGACGATGGACCAGGGTTACGCCATCGTCGTGGTTCAGCTTCCGGACGGCGCGTCGCTAGAACGCACCGATACCGTCGTTCGCCGGGCCTCGGAGATGATCCGGGAGGTGCCGGGGGTCAAGGATGCGGTCGCCTTCGCCGGCTTCAGCGGTGCGACCTTCACCAATGCGTCCAATTCCGGCGTGATCTTCACCCCCTTCGACAGTTTCGAGGAGCGGCTCGAGCATAATCAGAGCGCGGAACAGATCATCGGCCAGATATTCGGCGCGATGCAAGGCATACAGGAGGCTTTCATCATCGCGGTTCCTCCGCCATCCGTGCGGGGCATCGGCAACTCGGGCGGATTCAAGATGCAGATCATGGACCGCCAGAGCGCCGACATGCGCCGCGCGCTGGGGCTCGCCTACCAGATGATGGGTGCGGCCAACCAGACGGAGGGATTGACCGGCGTCTTCACCACCTTCTCGGCCTCCAGCCCGCAGTTCTTCCTGGCGATCGACCGCGACAAGGCGCGGGCGCTGAACGTGCCGATTCCCAATATCTTCGAGACGCTCTCGATCAATCTGGGAACCTCATACGTCAACGATTTCAACGCCTTCGGACGCGTCTACCAGGTGCGTGCCCAGGCCGACCAGCAATTCCGGCTGGAGCGGGAGGACATACTTGCGCTCAAGGTCCGTTCCGCCACAGGCGCTCTGGTGCCGCTCGGCACCCTGGTCGAGATCCGCGACATGAGCGGACCGGCGCTGGTCCAGCGCTATAACATGTACGTCTCGGTTCCTCTTCAGGGCAATCCCGCGCCGGGCATCTCGACGGGCAGCGCACTCGACAGGATGGAGGCGCTTGCAGGTCAGATGCTGCCGCAGGGCACCACCTTCGAATGGACCGAGCTCGCCCTGCAGGAGCGCCAGACCGGCAATACGGCGGCCTTCATCTTCGCGCTTTCGGTGATCTTCGTCTTCCTGGCGCTCGCCGCCCAATATGAGAGCTGGGTGCTGCCTTTGGCGATTATCCTCATCGTGCCGCTCGCCGTTCTTGCAGCACTTCTCGGCGTTTCGATCCGGGGTTTCGACAACAACGTGTTGACCCAGATCGGGCTCATCGTCCTCATCGGCCTCGCCGCGAAGAACGCGATCCTGATCGTGGAATTCGCCCGTCAGGGCGAGGAGGAGGGTAAGACGCCGATCGAGGCGGCGATCGATGCGAGCCGGCTCAGGCTGCGTCCGATCCTGATGACCGCGTTCGCCTTCATCCTCGGCGTCGTGCCGCTGGTCATCGCGACGGGGCCCGGCGCCGAAATGCGCCAGTCCCTCGGAACGGCGGTTTTCTCCGGCATGCTCGGTGTGACTTTCCTCGGCCTGTTCCTGACGCCGGTCTTCTACGTGGCCCTGCGCTCGTTCCGCCGGAAGCGGGCTCCGGCGGCCGACCCGGTGCCGGCGCCGGGCGAGTGA
- the gap gene encoding type I glyceraldehyde-3-phosphate dehydrogenase, whose product MTVKVAINGFGRIGRNVLRAIVESGRTDIEVVAINDLGPVETNAHLLRFDSIHGRFPADVKVDGDAIVINNGKPIRVTAIRNPAELPHKDLGVDIAMECTGIFTARDKAAAHLEAGAKRVIVSAPADGADLTVVYGVNHDKLTKDHLVISNASCTTNCLVPVAKVLHDAIGIDHGMMTTIHSYTNDQPSLDQMHKDLYRARAAALSMIPTSTGAAKAVGLVLPELKGKLDGISVRVPTPNVSVVDLKFVAKRETTKEEINAAIKAAADGPLKGVLGYTLQPNVSVDFNHDPHSSVFHMDQTKVMEGKFVSILSWYDNEWGFSNRMADTAVALGKLL is encoded by the coding sequence ATGACAGTGAAAGTCGCCATTAACGGTTTTGGCCGCATCGGCCGCAACGTTCTCCGCGCCATCGTCGAATCCGGCCGCACGGACATCGAAGTCGTTGCCATCAACGACCTCGGCCCGGTCGAGACAAACGCTCATCTGCTGCGCTTCGATTCCATCCACGGCCGCTTCCCGGCCGACGTGAAGGTCGACGGCGACGCGATCGTCATCAATAACGGCAAACCGATCCGGGTGACCGCGATCCGCAATCCGGCAGAACTGCCGCACAAGGATCTCGGCGTCGACATCGCGATGGAGTGCACCGGCATCTTCACGGCCCGTGACAAGGCAGCCGCTCATCTGGAAGCCGGCGCCAAGCGGGTCATCGTCTCGGCCCCGGCCGACGGCGCGGACCTGACGGTCGTATACGGCGTCAACCACGACAAGCTGACGAAGGATCATCTCGTCATCTCCAACGCATCCTGCACGACCAACTGCCTGGTACCGGTCGCCAAGGTGCTGCACGACGCCATCGGCATCGATCACGGCATGATGACCACGATCCACTCCTACACGAACGACCAGCCGTCGCTCGACCAGATGCACAAGGATCTCTACCGTGCCCGCGCCGCGGCGCTGTCGATGATTCCGACGTCGACGGGTGCTGCCAAGGCGGTCGGCCTCGTGCTGCCGGAACTCAAGGGCAAGCTCGACGGTATCTCCGTGCGCGTGCCGACCCCGAACGTCTCGGTCGTCGACCTTAAGTTCGTTGCCAAGCGCGAGACCACCAAGGAAGAGATCAACGCCGCCATCAAGGCTGCCGCCGATGGTCCGCTCAAGGGCGTTCTCGGCTATACGCTTCAGCCGAACGTCTCGGTCGACTTCAACCATGACCCGCATTCCTCGGTCTTCCACATGGACCAGACCAAGGTGATGGAGGGCAAGTTCGTGTCGATCCTTTCCTGGTACGACAACGAATGGGGCTTCTCGAACCGCATGGCGGACACCGCGGTCGCCCTCGGCAAGCTCCTCTAA